One Candidatus Kapaibacterium sp. genomic window carries:
- the argB gene encoding acetylglutamate kinase, whose protein sequence is MKKKPLIVFKYGGNAMTNDSLKVRLLENIVALCKNGFNVIISHGGGPFIKKMLNEVKLESEFVDGLRVTTPQAFDYIEMVLKGKVNSDLVNTINKLNHKAVGLSGIDGKTIMAKKRKHNKIVNGKEELIDLGRVGDVSKINPVLIDLLLQNDFIPVIACIAADENGIGYNINGDTFAGTLAGELKAEQFIVLTDVDGLLRDKDNPESIIKTINFAELEILKADGIIQGGMIPKIEACQIAINKGAKTAKILNGTKPEQILTLDENKFGTLIYK, encoded by the coding sequence ATGAAAAAAAAACCTTTAATAGTATTTAAATATGGTGGGAACGCCATGACTAACGATTCGCTGAAGGTGAGACTTTTAGAAAATATTGTGGCATTATGTAAAAATGGATTTAATGTAATCATTTCACATGGTGGTGGTCCTTTTATAAAAAAAATGCTCAATGAAGTAAAGCTTGAGTCTGAGTTTGTAGATGGTCTGAGAGTGACAACACCTCAAGCTTTCGATTATATTGAAATGGTTCTTAAAGGTAAAGTTAACAGTGATTTGGTAAACACGATTAACAAACTAAATCATAAAGCCGTAGGGTTATCGGGCATAGATGGTAAAACAATTATGGCAAAAAAACGTAAACATAACAAAATAGTTAATGGAAAAGAAGAGCTTATTGATTTGGGTCGTGTTGGTGATGTAAGCAAAATAAACCCTGTATTAATTGACCTATTGCTTCAAAATGATTTTATTCCGGTAATTGCTTGCATAGCTGCTGATGAAAATGGAATCGGATATAACATAAATGGTGACACTTTTGCAGGCACCTTGGCAGGCGAATTAAAGGCAGAACAATTTATTGTGTTGACGGATGTAGATGGGTTATTAAGAGACAAAGATAATCCGGAATCAATCATCAAGACCATTAACTTTGCAGAATTAGAAATACTGAAAGCTGATGGAATCATTCAAGGTGGTATGATTCCCAAAATAGAAGCCTGCCAAATTGCTATTAATAAAGGGGCTAAAACAGCCAAAATACTAAATGGGACTAAACCCGAACAAATATTAACATTAGATGAAAATAAGTTTGGAACTTTAATTTATAAATAA
- a CDS encoding DMP19 family protein, with translation MTRIENLETLLVADNKNDSIIELDNFIADLCSYGDAMDKLSGPQKQFYYNQCLEREVNNGGFNQYFINSSGGFAHQTVHSLRTIGANTTAGILQKAIDQFPNKIVPQDSVERIELVEQIEETANEVWEELDQKFFTYEDDLNTLNINFIRQNKDNF, from the coding sequence ATGACAAGAATTGAAAACTTAGAAACGTTACTTGTAGCGGATAACAAGAACGACAGCATTATTGAACTAGACAACTTCATTGCCGACCTCTGTTCTTATGGGGACGCAATGGATAAGTTGTCCGGACCGCAGAAACAATTTTACTATAATCAATGCTTAGAAAGAGAAGTTAATAATGGTGGGTTTAATCAATATTTCATCAACTCAAGTGGCGGCTTTGCTCATCAGACCGTACATTCATTGCGGACAATTGGTGCGAACACAACTGCCGGCATTTTACAAAAAGCTATTGACCAGTTTCCTAATAAAATTGTTCCTCAAGACTCGGTAGAAAGAATTGAATTAGTTGAACAGATTGAAGAAACAGCAAATGAAGTTTGGGAAGAACTTGACCAAAAATTCTTTACATACGAAGACGATTTGAACACGTTGAATATTAATTTTATTAGACAAAATAAAGACAATTTCTAA
- a CDS encoding aspartate aminotransferase family protein has protein sequence METTNKYYTELDNQYYLKTFKRYPITLDRGHGSHVWDVEGKKYIDALGGIAVNSIGHSHPVLVKAIQDQATKLIHISNFYLSVPQVQLSKKLVELSGLDRVFFTNSGAESVEGAIKIARKYAHSIGRGGEIISFEGAFHGRTLATIAATGKKEMQQGFEPIPNGFKQVPFNNIEVAKNAVNQDTAAFIIEPIQGEGGINIADTTFLKELRDFCNRQNIVLIFDEIQCGIGRTGKMFAYEHFDVKPDIMALAKALGGGVPIGAILSNEKVASAIDFGDHGTTFGGNPLACAASLACLKIIDTEKLLVKAEENGNWFKDKIKQLNNPDIKEIRGIGLMIGIVFDFETKPLVAKMLENGVLANATAGNVLRIVPPLNISISDLEVIVEVLKKSLIEIKENG, from the coding sequence ATGGAAACTACCAATAAATATTACACAGAATTAGACAATCAGTATTATCTAAAAACATTTAAAAGGTACCCAATAACATTAGATCGAGGTCATGGAAGCCATGTTTGGGATGTAGAAGGCAAGAAGTATATTGATGCTTTAGGTGGGATCGCAGTGAATTCAATAGGTCATAGTCATCCTGTACTGGTTAAAGCAATACAAGACCAGGCAACGAAATTAATTCATATTTCAAATTTTTACTTAAGCGTTCCTCAGGTGCAGCTTTCAAAAAAATTGGTTGAGTTATCCGGTTTAGATCGCGTTTTCTTTACAAATAGTGGAGCTGAATCTGTAGAAGGAGCTATAAAAATTGCGAGAAAATATGCCCATAGTATCGGAAGAGGTGGAGAAATTATTTCTTTTGAAGGCGCTTTTCATGGGCGTACACTCGCAACAATCGCTGCAACAGGGAAAAAGGAAATGCAGCAAGGTTTTGAACCAATTCCAAATGGTTTTAAGCAAGTTCCTTTTAATAATATTGAGGTTGCAAAAAATGCAGTTAACCAAGACACGGCTGCATTTATAATTGAACCCATACAAGGAGAAGGTGGCATTAACATTGCTGATACAACTTTTCTAAAAGAATTGCGAGATTTTTGCAACCGGCAAAATATTGTTCTAATTTTCGACGAAATACAGTGTGGCATTGGAAGAACCGGAAAAATGTTTGCATACGAGCATTTTGATGTAAAGCCAGATATAATGGCTCTTGCAAAGGCATTGGGTGGTGGTGTGCCTATTGGAGCAATCTTATCTAATGAAAAAGTCGCCTCTGCTATAGATTTTGGCGATCACGGGACCACTTTTGGTGGTAATCCGCTTGCCTGTGCTGCTTCATTAGCTTGTTTAAAAATAATTGATACTGAAAAACTGCTCGTTAAAGCTGAAGAAAACGGAAACTGGTTCAAGGACAAAATAAAGCAACTAAACAATCCGGACATTAAGGAGATTAGAGGAATAGGTTTAATGATTGGTATTGTATTTGACTTTGAAACCAAACCATTGGTAGCAAAGATGCTTGAAAATGGAGTTTTAGCTAATGCTACAGCAGGCAATGTATTGCGAATTGTACCTCCGTTAAATATAAGTATTTCGGATTTAGAAGTGATTGTCGAAGTTTTAAAGAAATCATTAATCGAGATAAAAGAAAATGGATAA
- a CDS encoding BrnA antitoxin family protein, whose translation MKNIPKFESESEEQDFWAKNDSTEFLDWSKAIKVHFAELKPTAKSISLRLPESMIVHLKQEANKMDIPYQSLMKLLINEGLERRKKLKMST comes from the coding sequence ATGAAAAATATTCCAAAATTTGAAAGCGAATCCGAAGAGCAGGATTTCTGGGCGAAAAATGATTCGACCGAGTTTTTGGATTGGTCTAAAGCAATTAAGGTGCATTTTGCTGAACTTAAGCCGACTGCTAAGAGCATTTCACTTAGATTGCCCGAATCTATGATTGTTCACTTGAAGCAAGAAGCTAATAAAATGGATATTCCTTATCAATCATTGATGAAATTGCTGATTAATGAAGGTTTGGAAAGAAGGAAAAAACTGAAGATGTCAACATGA
- a CDS encoding SMI1/KNR4 family protein, which yields MPLPLDLKFIEELEINLGISFPEKYKSKMTIQNGGEIQTDDKWALFPFLDKTDHKRISRTSNHIELETANAKEWDNFPADAVAIGENGFGDLLILLPDKSVPSKLTDNIFIWLHETGEIYELAENIDLIG from the coding sequence ATGCCTTTACCACTTGACTTGAAATTTATCGAAGAGTTAGAGATTAACTTAGGAATTAGTTTCCCGGAGAAGTATAAATCTAAAATGACAATCCAAAACGGTGGAGAGATTCAAACCGATGACAAGTGGGCACTTTTTCCATTTTTAGACAAAACAGACCATAAACGAATTAGCCGGACAAGTAATCATATTGAGCTTGAGACCGCAAATGCCAAAGAGTGGGATAATTTTCCGGCAGACGCAGTTGCTATTGGAGAGAATGGGTTTGGTGATTTATTGATTTTATTGCCGGACAAAAGCGTTCCAAGCAAATTGACTGACAATATTTTTATTTGGTTACATGAGACCGGTGAAATATATGAACTAGCAGAAAATATAGACTTGATTGGTTAA
- the argJ gene encoding bifunctional glutamate N-acetyltransferase/amino-acid acetyltransferase ArgJ: MIKNITNVRGIKCWGAHTGVKSLRRDLAIIYSEVPASAAAVFTQNQVVAAPITLSKRHIKDGKAQAIVINSGNANAATGEQGMQGAEAMAQTLADELGIDKEMVLVSSTGIIGEPFPTEEIIKGIKENANKLSTNSNAGSFVANAILTTDTFAKEGFVEFDVGGYEVNMGGIAKGSGMIHPNMATMLAFILCDVSIDSTLLQKLVKETVDKTFNMITVDGDTSTNDMVVVLANGLANNNKLETKKDIGYQNFKKKLEEMMIHLAKQIVSDGEGASKHIEYEIVNAKSEYIARTLIRAISTSSLVKTAMFGRDPNWGRIISAAGNANVSFNYENVELYLGSEEEIIKVLDKGKPENFDRNYMKKLLRESHIKIKIDMNEGKAKAKGWGTDLTTDYVLFNSVYTT, from the coding sequence ATGATTAAAAATATTACAAACGTCAGAGGTATAAAATGCTGGGGAGCTCATACCGGAGTTAAATCTTTAAGACGGGATTTAGCTATTATTTATTCGGAAGTTCCTGCAAGTGCAGCAGCAGTTTTTACTCAAAACCAGGTAGTGGCAGCTCCAATTACCTTATCGAAAAGACACATTAAAGATGGAAAAGCACAAGCTATCGTTATTAATTCCGGTAACGCCAATGCTGCTACCGGTGAACAAGGAATGCAAGGGGCAGAAGCCATGGCTCAGACTTTGGCTGACGAATTAGGAATAGATAAAGAGATGGTTTTAGTATCATCAACAGGGATTATCGGAGAGCCGTTTCCTACTGAAGAAATCATCAAGGGGATAAAAGAAAATGCTAACAAACTTTCAACCAATTCTAATGCAGGCTCTTTTGTTGCGAATGCAATTTTAACTACAGACACTTTTGCCAAAGAGGGATTTGTAGAATTTGATGTAGGCGGTTACGAAGTTAATATGGGCGGAATTGCAAAGGGGTCCGGAATGATACATCCTAATATGGCTACAATGCTGGCATTTATTCTCTGTGACGTCTCGATAGACTCAACTTTACTTCAAAAACTGGTAAAAGAAACAGTGGATAAAACTTTTAATATGATTACTGTTGATGGTGATACTTCGACGAACGATATGGTGGTTGTTTTAGCAAATGGACTCGCAAACAATAATAAATTAGAAACAAAAAAAGATATCGGTTATCAAAATTTCAAAAAGAAACTTGAAGAAATGATGATTCATCTTGCCAAACAAATTGTTTCAGATGGTGAAGGGGCTTCAAAACACATAGAATACGAAATCGTAAATGCAAAAAGTGAATATATTGCTCGCACATTAATTCGTGCCATCTCAACATCATCATTGGTTAAAACCGCTATGTTTGGCAGAGACCCCAATTGGGGCAGAATAATTTCTGCAGCAGGAAATGCTAATGTTTCGTTTAATTATGAAAATGTTGAATTGTATCTTGGTTCAGAAGAAGAAATTATAAAAGTTCTGGATAAAGGAAAGCCTGAAAATTTCGATAGAAACTATATGAAAAAGTTGTTGCGAGAGAGTCATATTAAAATAAAAATCGATATGAATGAAGGTAAAGCGAAAGCAAAAGGCTGGGGAACAGACCTAACAACTGATTATGTTTTGTTTAATTCTGTTTATACTACATGA
- a CDS encoding TetR/AcrR family transcriptional regulator — protein sequence MTMTITDRQMEIIEAAGRILTSSGTGGLTIKNLAKEMQFSVSAIYRHFTVQAEIIVALLEYTAQIFDERCTIATSLGNTPEEKFTLLFQNPSYRR from the coding sequence ATGACAATGACTATAACAGACAGACAAATGGAAATCATAGAAGCTGCCGGCAGAATACTTACCTCATCAGGTACCGGCGGATTGACCATAAAAAACTTAGCCAAAGAAATGCAATTCTCTGTAAGTGCTATTTACAGGCACTTTACCGTGCAGGCGGAGATTATTGTAGCTTTGCTTGAATACACTGCACAGATTTTTGATGAACGATGCACTATTGCAACTTCGTTAGGTAATACGCCTGAGGAAAAGTTTACATTACTATTTCAAAATCCTTCCTATCGAAGATAG
- a CDS encoding OmpA family protein, with product MKTNYLNLIVIATIMIAMSGNLLAQDDADGCNDHSLFNRMPNYYLFDCAEVEFGSMKFPVGAPNPDNDNLMKSENIEGKIMVFNYSLIEDAKAASGLQIFRNFQNAAKQKGGVIQGEYQGWCTGTYEFSGSNINGGTIPFGNSCTNWGQTIKFASDSKEIWVYIQMNGDGEGYDMVIAEKEAMIQDIQANEMFDKINAGEALALYINFETGKSAIKSDSQDIVDELYMMLSDNPALNIIIEGHTDNVGNSTANQKLSEQRAASVKTALVSKGIASDRIKSVGFGQLKPVADNSTDDGKAKNRRVEIRKQ from the coding sequence ATGAAAACAAATTATTTGAATTTAATCGTAATTGCAACTATAATGATTGCAATGAGTGGTAATCTACTAGCGCAAGATGATGCCGACGGATGCAATGACCATTCACTGTTCAACCGAATGCCAAACTATTATTTGTTTGACTGCGCCGAGGTCGAATTTGGCTCTATGAAATTCCCTGTGGGCGCTCCGAACCCTGATAATGATAACTTAATGAAATCGGAGAATATTGAAGGGAAAATTATGGTATTTAATTACAGTTTGATTGAAGATGCAAAAGCTGCTTCGGGCTTGCAAATTTTCCGTAATTTCCAGAACGCGGCGAAGCAGAAGGGCGGTGTCATCCAAGGCGAATATCAAGGTTGGTGCACAGGAACCTACGAGTTTAGCGGGTCAAATATCAACGGTGGCACGATTCCCTTTGGCAATAGCTGTACAAATTGGGGGCAAACTATTAAATTCGCCAGTGACAGCAAAGAAATTTGGGTTTACATTCAGATGAACGGCGATGGCGAAGGGTATGATATGGTAATTGCTGAAAAAGAAGCTATGATTCAAGATATTCAAGCCAACGAAATGTTCGACAAAATTAATGCCGGCGAAGCCCTGGCTCTATATATCAACTTTGAAACAGGGAAATCTGCTATCAAAAGTGATTCGCAGGATATTGTTGATGAATTGTATATGATGCTCAGCGACAATCCGGCATTGAATATTATCATCGAAGGACATACTGATAACGTCGGCAACTCTACGGCAAATCAAAAGCTATCCGAGCAGCGTGCAGCAAGTGTAAAAACTGCACTCGTCAGCAAGGGCATTGCATCAGACCGCATCAAAAGTGTTGGCTTTGGTCAACTCAAACCCGTCGCTGACAATTCCACCGATGACGGAAAAGCCAAAAACAGACGTGTCGAGATTAGAAAGCAGTAA
- the argH gene encoding argininosuccinate lyase gives MLWGGRFKDKLNDNAMEFSSSLSFDINLIGEDIKVSIAHAEMLAFVNIISEDESIKIVNGLNSILKLYNNNEWKPEEFEFEDVHSAVEAKLFELIGEIAGKLHTGRSRNDQIATGFRLWTKKAISNLIEEISNFQKALINLSELHTETIMPGYTHMQRAQPISFAFHLLAYIEMLERDKNRLKFVFEETNISPLGCGALAGSTLPLDRNLTSEKLNFSKPASNALDAISDRDFVLDFLNSCNIGMMHISRLSEELIIWSTSEFNFIKLGDSFTTGSSLMPQKKNPDMAELSRGKTGRVYGNYTAVSTMMKGLPLSYNRDMQEDKEPVFDSFNNYYQALSMMIGMISTITVNKNRFVNELEGDFIFSTELAEWLVVKGIPFRESHHIVGEVVKLAEENHSKLHQLSLEQLQKINPIFDETAIEVFKVEGALYRKKTFGSPNPNFVKDEINRWKLLLSVED, from the coding sequence ATGCTTTGGGGCGGAAGATTTAAAGATAAACTAAATGATAATGCAATGGAATTTTCTTCATCGCTTTCATTTGATATAAATTTAATTGGTGAAGATATTAAAGTAAGCATTGCACATGCAGAAATGCTGGCTTTCGTAAATATTATTTCCGAAGATGAATCCATAAAAATTGTAAACGGACTAAATTCTATCCTAAAACTATATAATAATAATGAATGGAAACCGGAAGAATTCGAGTTTGAGGATGTTCACTCCGCAGTTGAGGCAAAGCTTTTTGAACTAATTGGCGAAATTGCCGGTAAACTTCATACAGGAAGAAGCAGAAATGACCAAATAGCAACAGGATTTAGACTTTGGACTAAAAAAGCAATTTCTAATTTGATAGAGGAAATATCTAATTTTCAAAAAGCACTAATTAACTTGAGTGAATTGCATACAGAAACCATAATGCCGGGATATACTCACATGCAACGCGCCCAACCAATTTCATTTGCATTTCACCTGCTTGCTTATATTGAAATGCTCGAAAGGGATAAAAATCGCCTAAAATTTGTTTTTGAGGAAACCAACATTTCACCACTTGGTTGTGGAGCTCTTGCTGGCTCAACTCTTCCACTTGATAGAAATTTAACTTCCGAAAAATTGAATTTTAGCAAACCCGCTTCAAACGCTTTGGATGCAATTTCGGATAGGGATTTTGTCCTCGATTTCTTAAACTCATGTAATATTGGAATGATGCATATAAGCCGCCTTTCAGAAGAGTTAATTATCTGGTCAACTTCCGAGTTTAATTTTATTAAACTGGGTGATTCTTTTACAACCGGCTCTTCACTAATGCCACAGAAGAAAAATCCCGATATGGCAGAACTAAGTAGAGGTAAAACAGGCAGAGTTTATGGAAATTATACAGCCGTTTCCACTATGATGAAAGGTTTGCCTTTAAGCTATAATCGTGATATGCAAGAAGATAAAGAGCCGGTTTTTGATTCATTTAACAACTATTATCAAGCACTTTCTATGATGATTGGAATGATTAGCACGATTACTGTTAACAAAAACAGATTTGTAAATGAATTAGAAGGCGATTTTATTTTTTCAACCGAGCTTGCCGAATGGCTTGTTGTTAAAGGAATTCCGTTTAGAGAATCACATCACATTGTTGGCGAAGTTGTTAAACTTGCCGAAGAAAATCATTCCAAATTGCACCAACTTTCATTAGAGCAGTTACAAAAAATCAATCCAATTTTTGATGAAACTGCTATTGAAGTATTTAAAGTTGAAGGCGCCCTCTATCGCAAAAAAACTTTTGGTTCACCAAATCCAAATTTTGTAAAAGATGAAATAAATAGGTGGAAACTATTATTAAGCGTTGAGGATTAA
- a CDS encoding BrnT family toxin gives MVNLSNINGFDWDDFNRDKNWQKHGVLWVECEEVFFNEPVLLYFDDKHSNEESRFYALGRTDNKRDLFIVFTLRNDKIRVISARDMNKKEKSQYEKYSKI, from the coding sequence ATGGTGAACTTGAGCAACATAAACGGTTTCGATTGGGATGATTTTAATCGAGATAAAAATTGGCAAAAGCATGGGGTGCTTTGGGTGGAATGCGAGGAAGTATTTTTCAACGAGCCAGTGCTTTTGTATTTTGATGATAAGCACTCTAATGAGGAGTCCAGATTCTACGCGCTTGGTAGAACTGATAACAAGAGAGATTTGTTTATAGTTTTCACTTTAAGAAATGACAAAATTAGAGTTATTTCGGCAAGAGATATGAATAAAAAGGAGAAAAGTCAATATGAAAAATATTCCAAAATTTGA
- the argC gene encoding N-acetyl-gamma-glutamyl-phosphate reductase, translated as MDKKKIGIIGATGYTGSELVRILKNHPDVEIHLITSESRAGERFSDVHPFFQGIEEQELQSINQIENYDLDLVFLALPHGVSMEFVKKFHDKPFSIIDLSGDFRLKPKVVYEEWYKMEHIYPKGIDDAVFGIPELFADEIKNAKLIANPGCFPTSAILGAAPLVIEGYVETNYIIVDSKSGVTGAGIKSKPVNLFSNVNDNFRAYGIMNHRHTIEIQNTLEHISKQETIVQFTPHLLPVDRGILSTIYLRPKKAFNKKTLTDVYESFYKDKPFVRMRNQAPAIKDVRGTNYCDIHLCFDERTNMIIIVSVIDNLVKGAAGQAVQNMNIIFGLDEKSGLIQIPMNP; from the coding sequence ATGGATAAAAAGAAAATAGGCATTATCGGCGCTACAGGCTATACCGGCTCAGAGTTGGTTCGAATACTTAAAAATCACCCTGATGTGGAAATACATTTGATAACATCTGAAAGCCGTGCAGGTGAACGTTTCTCGGATGTCCATCCTTTTTTTCAAGGAATTGAAGAACAGGAGCTACAATCAATAAATCAAATTGAGAACTACGACTTAGATTTGGTTTTTTTAGCATTACCACATGGTGTTTCCATGGAATTTGTAAAAAAATTTCACGATAAACCTTTCAGTATTATTGACCTTTCGGGCGATTTTAGACTAAAGCCGAAAGTTGTATATGAAGAATGGTATAAAATGGAGCATATTTATCCTAAAGGCATCGATGATGCTGTATTCGGAATTCCTGAATTGTTTGCTGATGAAATAAAAAATGCAAAGTTGATTGCAAATCCCGGATGTTTTCCAACTTCTGCAATTTTAGGAGCGGCACCTTTAGTTATAGAAGGCTACGTTGAAACAAATTATATTATCGTAGATTCTAAATCAGGTGTAACCGGAGCAGGAATAAAATCGAAGCCTGTTAACTTATTTTCAAATGTAAATGATAATTTTAGAGCTTATGGCATTATGAATCATAGGCATACAATTGAAATTCAAAACACATTAGAGCATATCTCAAAGCAAGAAACAATAGTTCAGTTTACACCACATTTACTACCCGTTGACCGAGGCATTTTATCAACTATTTATTTACGTCCGAAAAAAGCGTTCAATAAAAAAACACTAACCGATGTTTACGAAAGTTTTTACAAAGACAAACCATTTGTACGCATGCGAAATCAAGCTCCTGCAATAAAAGATGTAAGAGGCACAAATTATTGTGATATTCATCTATGTTTTGACGAAAGAACAAATATGATAATTATTGTTAGTGTAATTGACAATTTGGTAAAAGGAGCAGCAGGACAAGCTGTACAAAATATGAATATCATTTTTGGATTGGATGAAAAAAGCGGTTTAATCCAAATACCTATGAATCCTTAA
- a CDS encoding argininosuccinate synthase translates to MNPKKIVVAYSGGLDTSVMVKWLSEKYDAEIIAVTGDLGQKSELVGLEEKALKTGASKVHVIDLKEEFIKEYAFRALKAGALYENEYPMGCSIGRPLLAKMLVDVAIKEGADTVAHGATGKGNDQVRFEVGIQALAPHLNILAPLRTWEFKNREQEIEYAKLHNISVQATKESPYSIDENLFGISIECGVLEDPTVAPPADAYQITTDPKNAPDESETITISFAKGIPIAINGETKSPVDLVVELNTLGSKHGIGRLDIIENRVVGIKSREIYEAPAATILHKAHHELEKLVMDKDTFRYKQGVSNQVANMIYDGLWFTPLFNSLMAFVDSTQEYISGNVKIELYKGTLKVLSRDSEFSLYNEELATYSDGDRFDQVASIGFIHLYGLPFKTASQVRNK, encoded by the coding sequence TTGAATCCAAAGAAAATTGTTGTTGCTTATTCCGGTGGACTTGATACATCAGTAATGGTAAAATGGTTAAGCGAAAAATATGACGCTGAAATTATTGCTGTTACCGGAGATTTAGGTCAGAAAAGCGAATTAGTTGGCTTAGAAGAAAAAGCATTAAAAACGGGCGCTTCAAAAGTTCACGTTATAGATTTAAAAGAAGAGTTTATTAAAGAGTACGCTTTTAGAGCACTAAAAGCTGGGGCTCTTTACGAAAACGAATATCCAATGGGATGTTCAATTGGCAGACCTTTACTTGCTAAAATGCTCGTTGATGTTGCAATAAAAGAAGGTGCAGATACAGTTGCTCATGGCGCAACTGGTAAAGGTAATGATCAAGTAAGATTTGAGGTAGGAATTCAGGCTCTTGCTCCACATTTGAATATTTTAGCTCCACTAAGAACATGGGAGTTCAAAAATAGAGAACAAGAAATTGAATATGCCAAACTACACAACATTTCAGTTCAAGCAACAAAAGAATCACCTTATTCTATAGATGAAAATCTTTTTGGAATTTCTATTGAATGCGGTGTTTTAGAAGATCCTACTGTGGCACCTCCGGCAGATGCATATCAAATTACTACAGATCCTAAAAATGCACCAGATGAATCTGAAACAATTACAATTTCTTTTGCAAAAGGTATTCCTATTGCTATTAATGGAGAAACTAAATCCCCGGTTGATTTGGTTGTTGAACTAAATACACTTGGTTCAAAACATGGAATTGGTCGATTAGACATTATTGAAAATAGAGTTGTTGGAATTAAATCAAGAGAAATTTATGAAGCACCGGCAGCAACCATTTTACATAAAGCACATCATGAACTTGAAAAATTAGTTATGGATAAGGACACATTTAGATATAAACAAGGTGTTTCAAATCAAGTAGCTAATATGATTTATGATGGATTATGGTTCACTCCTTTGTTCAATTCACTTATGGCTTTTGTTGATTCAACTCAAGAATATATTTCCGGAAATGTTAAAATCGAACTTTATAAAGGAACTCTAAAAGTGCTATCAAGAGATTCTGAGTTTAGTCTTTACAATGAAGAATTGGCAACATACTCTGATGGAGATAGATTTGACCAAGTAGCTTCTATCGGGTTTATTCATCTTTATGGATTACCATTTAAAACGGCTAGTCAAGTTAGAAACAAATAA